Proteins from a genomic interval of Thermodesulfobacteriota bacterium:
- a CDS encoding DUF190 domain-containing protein — protein MTRLVGRNVLMRIFIGEGDRHGIRLLYEALVEMLKKEGFAGATVTRGITGYGAHSVYHTDKLLRLSRDLPIVIEVVDTKENIDRVMPKIDEMMTGGLITLEKVTVIRYSHKHEK, from the coding sequence ATGACCCGGCTCGTCGGACGGAACGTCCTCATGCGGATTTTCATCGGGGAGGGGGACCGGCACGGGATCCGCCTCCTGTACGAGGCGCTCGTGGAGATGCTGAAAAAGGAGGGATTCGCCGGCGCGACGGTCACCCGCGGCATCACGGGGTACGGCGCGCACAGCGTCTACCACACGGACAAGCTGCTGCGGCTCTCGAGGGACCTGCCCATCGTCATCGAGGTCGTGGACACGAAGGAGAATATCGATCGGGTGATGCCGAAGATCGACGAGATGATGACCGGCGGCCTCATCACGCTGGAGAAGGTCACGGTGATCCGGTACAGCCACAAGCACGAAAAATGA
- the crcB gene encoding fluoride efflux transporter CrcB translates to MRMILYIALFGAAGCLSRYYLSGWVYDLLGTAMPYGTFAVNVLGSFLVGLVMEFSLRSSLVSQDLRVGLAIGFLGGFTTFSTFSYETVRLLESARFFPALVNALSSVVVCLVFTFIGIAVGRSL, encoded by the coding sequence ATGAGGATGATCCTGTACATCGCCCTGTTCGGCGCCGCGGGATGCCTGTCCCGATACTACCTTTCCGGGTGGGTCTATGACCTGCTGGGGACCGCGATGCCGTACGGCACCTTCGCGGTCAACGTGCTCGGTTCGTTCCTCGTCGGGCTGGTCATGGAGTTTTCGCTGCGCAGCTCCCTCGTATCCCAGGACCTGCGGGTAGGGCTGGCCATCGGGTTCCTCGGAGGATTCACCACGTTTTCCACCTTCAGCTACGAGACGGTCCGCCTTCTCGAAAGCGCCCGGTTCTTCCCGGCGCTGGTGAACGCGCTGTCCAGCGTCGTCGTCTGCCTGGTCTTTACGTTTATCGGGATCGCCGTCGGGCGTTCCCTGTGA
- a CDS encoding ATP-binding protein, giving the protein MNPESWAEGALRRLERILDRAESLLGKGEAAPFDPTIFRDHLAFRWEADGKTGRIVPVEHPHRVDLTLLVGIDGAKAELVRNTEQFVSGGGANHVLLWGERGTGKSSCVKGLLGAFGERGLRIVELARWDLFSFPKIAGRLRGLPYRFILFCDDLSFDEEEVDFRGLKTLLDGGVEERPENVLIYATSNRRHLMPERRVELGAEEEIHPEEAVSEKLSLSDRFGLQLGFFRFDQDTYLAIVDEYARRLKLAVDPETLRADALRWALSTGSRSGRTAKQFIDDLAGRIGSRRA; this is encoded by the coding sequence ATGAACCCGGAATCCTGGGCGGAGGGGGCGCTCCGGCGGCTGGAGCGGATCCTCGACCGCGCGGAGTCGCTTCTCGGAAAGGGGGAGGCCGCGCCGTTCGACCCGACGATCTTCCGGGACCACCTGGCGTTCCGCTGGGAGGCGGACGGAAAGACGGGGCGGATCGTGCCGGTGGAGCACCCGCACCGGGTCGACCTGACGCTGCTGGTCGGAATCGACGGCGCCAAGGCGGAGCTGGTCCGCAACACGGAGCAGTTCGTTTCCGGCGGCGGCGCCAACCACGTATTGCTATGGGGGGAGCGCGGAACGGGGAAGTCCTCCTGCGTCAAAGGGCTGCTGGGCGCGTTCGGGGAACGGGGCTTGAGGATCGTGGAGCTGGCCCGCTGGGACCTCTTCTCCTTCCCGAAGATCGCCGGCCGGCTCCGCGGGCTGCCGTACCGCTTCATCCTCTTCTGCGACGACCTCTCCTTCGACGAGGAGGAGGTGGATTTCCGGGGACTGAAGACGCTTTTGGACGGCGGGGTGGAGGAGCGGCCGGAGAACGTCCTCATCTACGCCACCTCGAACCGGCGCCACCTGATGCCGGAGCGCAGGGTCGAGCTGGGGGCGGAGGAGGAGATCCACCCCGAGGAGGCCGTCTCGGAGAAGCTCTCCCTCTCCGACCGGTTCGGCCTGCAGCTCGGCTTCTTCCGGTTCGACCAGGACACGTACCTCGCTATCGTGGACGAGTACGCGCGGCGCCTGAAGCTGGCGGTCGACCCGGAAACGCTCCGCGCGGACGCGCTGCGCTGGGCGCTTTCCACCGGGTCGCGCAGCGGCAGGACGGCGAAGCAGTTCATCGACGACCTCGCGGGGCGGATCGGGTCGCGCCGGGCCTGA
- a CDS encoding OmpA family protein, with the protein MRNRSLMLFIAVLVATSLVAGCGTMRTLKQDEKDRLENIQGMLEMADGKGAKECAPKEFAVAKADLDSALLECTQGWEKCNAGAKPAAEGLKAQQSVDALFKKLQECEDKKKVPTCGLVAEPETVAPGKCAKLKWSGENVELVYFGAEDKKKKTGEPLTGSREVCPKETTDYNMVCSGKYSTNYESVTVKVEEPPPPPPPPAPAPPPMAAPPPPPAPAPAPKMVDKMALRVNFDTGKAVIRKSDEAEMKKAVDFLKKYPDAKIHVVGYTDSRGGEKYNIKLSDQRADAVKKYLIANAGVKAGQITSEGKGPADPIGDNKTKEGQAMNRRVEIQILQ; encoded by the coding sequence ATGAGGAACCGGAGCCTGATGCTATTCATTGCGGTCCTTGTCGCGACTTCCCTCGTTGCCGGCTGCGGTACCATGCGGACGCTCAAGCAGGATGAAAAAGACCGCCTGGAAAACATCCAGGGCATGCTCGAGATGGCGGACGGGAAGGGCGCGAAGGAATGCGCCCCGAAGGAATTCGCCGTGGCCAAGGCGGACCTGGACAGCGCCCTGCTCGAGTGCACCCAGGGCTGGGAGAAGTGCAACGCGGGAGCGAAACCCGCGGCGGAGGGGCTGAAGGCCCAGCAGTCCGTCGATGCGTTGTTCAAGAAGCTGCAGGAGTGCGAAGACAAGAAGAAGGTGCCGACCTGCGGGCTGGTCGCCGAGCCGGAGACCGTCGCCCCCGGGAAGTGCGCGAAGCTGAAGTGGAGCGGGGAGAACGTCGAGCTGGTGTATTTCGGCGCGGAGGACAAGAAGAAGAAAACCGGCGAGCCTCTGACCGGCTCCAGGGAAGTGTGCCCCAAGGAAACGACGGATTACAACATGGTCTGCTCGGGCAAGTATTCCACCAATTATGAATCCGTGACCGTGAAGGTCGAGGAGCCTCCTCCGCCGCCGCCTCCGCCGGCCCCGGCGCCGCCTCCCATGGCGGCTCCGCCTCCGCCGCCGGCCCCGGCGCCCGCCCCCAAGATGGTCGACAAGATGGCGCTCCGCGTCAACTTCGACACGGGCAAGGCCGTCATCCGGAAATCGGACGAAGCGGAGATGAAGAAGGCGGTCGATTTCCTGAAGAAATATCCCGATGCCAAGATCCACGTCGTCGGCTACACCGACAGCCGCGGCGGCGAGAAGTACAACATAAAGCTGTCCGACCAGCGGGCCGACGCGGTGAAGAAATACCTCATCGCCAACGCCGGAGTGAAGGCCGGCCAGATCACCTCCGAGGGGAAGGGCCCTGCCGATCCGATCGGCGACAACAAGACGAAGGAAGGGCAGGCCATGAACCGGAGAGTGGAGATCCAGATCCTGCAGTAA